AGCAAAAGAAATTAAAGCCGGCGTTGAAACAGGTACACTGGACAGGATTGCAGAAGAATTTATCAAAAAGAACAATGCGAGACCGGCATTTAAAGGATATGGTCCTAAGAATAGCCCGTTTCCCGCAACATTGTGTATTTCTGTGAATGACGAAGTTGTTCACGGAATTCCAGGGAAGCGAAAATTGAATGAGGGTGACATTGTTTCTATTGATTGTGGTGTAGAGAAGGATGGTTACTTTGGTGACCATGCTTACACATTTGCCGTAGGCGAATGCACCAAAGAAGATAAAGAGTTACTGAGAGTTACTCTTGAATCACTTTATAAAGGGATTGACCATGCCATTCACGGAAATAAAATGGGTGATATTGGCCATGCGGTTCAGATTCATTGTGAAAAAAGTGGTTTTGGAGTTGTTCGGGATCTTGTTGGGCATGGAATAGGAAAAGATATGCACGAAGATCCTTCAGTACCGAATTATGGTAAGCCTGGAAGGGGAGAACGCCTCAGAACAGGTATGACACTTGCCATCGAACCTATGATTACCCGTGGGAGTTGGAAGGTAAGAACGATGGATGATAAATGGACGATTCGGACAGCTGATGGATCCAACGCGGCACATTTTGAACACGATATTGTAGTGCGCGAAGGTGAGGCTGAAATTCTCAGTACTTTTGATTATATTACTGAGATCACGAAAAATGAAATTCTAGAAACAAATTATGGCTAAACAAGAGCCAATTAAGCAAGACGGAAAGATAATAGAAGCACTACCAAATGCGCAGTTTCGAGTAGAATTAGATAACGGACATGAGATATTGGCTCATGTTTCAGGTAAAATGAGAATGTATTACATCAAAATTTTACCTGGAGACAGAGTAGCCGTTGAAATGTCTCCATACGACTTAACAAAAGGAAGAATAACTTACAGGTACAAATAGGTGATATTATTATGAAGACCAAATCTTCAGTTAAGAAACGAAGTTCAGACGACAAGATCGTACGCAGAAAAGGACGAGTGTACGTCATTAACAAAAAAAATCCGCGGCATAAGCAGCGACAAGGCTAAATACAAAACTTTTGTTCTATGGCAAGAATTGCAGGGGTAGATTTACCCAAACAAAAAAGAGGTGTTATCGGCTTAACGTATATTTTTGGTATTGGTAAAACCACCGCCAAAAAAATACTTGATCAAGCTGGCATTGATCCAAATACTAAAGTTGAGAACTGGGATGAAGACCAGGTTTCAAACCTCCGGAATATCATTGATAATGAGATGAAGGTGGAAGGTGCGCTTCGCACAGAAATTAATGCCAACATCAGACGATTGATTGAAATTGGCAGTTATCGCGGAGTTCGCCACAGAAAAGGATTGCCGGTAAGAGGACAGCGTACCCAAACCAACGCTCGTACAAGAAAAGGTAAGAGAAGAACTGTTGCCGGTAAGAAAAAAGCCCCTAAATAATTAATTGCTAAACATCTGATTTATAATGGCAAAACGACAAAAAAGACCTACCGATAAATCGGCCCGTAAGAAAAGAAAAAAACAGGTAGCCGATCCCAATGGTATGGCATTTATCAAAGCTACATTTAACAATGTATTGGTTAGTGTTACTGATGCCAACGGAAATGTACTTTCATGGTCTTCTTCTGGTAAAGAAGGGTTTAAAGGGTCTCGAAAGAATACTCCGTATGCAGCACAGCTCAGCGCAGAGACTGCCGCAAAAGCTGCACATGATATGGGCCTTAGAAAAGTAGAAGTATTTGTAAAAGGGCCTGGTTCCGGTAGGGAAGCCGCCGTACGTGCTTTGGCAACTAGTGGTTTGGAAGTTACATCTATTAAAGACAGAACTCCGATTCCCCACAACGGATGTCGTCCACCTAAAAGAAGAAGAGTTTAAAATAATAAGTAAATAATAATGGCAAGATATAGAGGACCCAAACAAAAAATAGCCAGGCGTTTTAAAGAGCCTATTTTTGGCCCCAGTACAGCATTAGAAAGAAAACCTTATGGGCCGGGCCAGCATGGACGCAGCAGATTTACAAGAAAATCTGAATATGCAATTCAGCTTGATGAGAAGCAGAAAGCTAA
This sequence is a window from Rhodohalobacter sp. 614A. Protein-coding genes within it:
- the rpmJ gene encoding 50S ribosomal protein L36, producing the protein MKTKSSVKKRSSDDKIVRRKGRVYVINKKNPRHKQRQG
- the rpsM gene encoding 30S ribosomal protein S13 produces the protein MARIAGVDLPKQKRGVIGLTYIFGIGKTTAKKILDQAGIDPNTKVENWDEDQVSNLRNIIDNEMKVEGALRTEINANIRRLIEIGSYRGVRHRKGLPVRGQRTQTNARTRKGKRRTVAGKKKAPK
- the map gene encoding type I methionyl aminopeptidase, producing the protein MIFLKSESEIKKMRVAAQLVSRTLAEVAKEIKAGVETGTLDRIAEEFIKKNNARPAFKGYGPKNSPFPATLCISVNDEVVHGIPGKRKLNEGDIVSIDCGVEKDGYFGDHAYTFAVGECTKEDKELLRVTLESLYKGIDHAIHGNKMGDIGHAVQIHCEKSGFGVVRDLVGHGIGKDMHEDPSVPNYGKPGRGERLRTGMTLAIEPMITRGSWKVRTMDDKWTIRTADGSNAAHFEHDIVVREGEAEILSTFDYITEITKNEILETNYG
- the infA gene encoding translation initiation factor IF-1, which codes for MAKQEPIKQDGKIIEALPNAQFRVELDNGHEILAHVSGKMRMYYIKILPGDRVAVEMSPYDLTKGRITYRYK
- the rpsK gene encoding 30S ribosomal protein S11, whose amino-acid sequence is MAKRQKRPTDKSARKKRKKQVADPNGMAFIKATFNNVLVSVTDANGNVLSWSSSGKEGFKGSRKNTPYAAQLSAETAAKAAHDMGLRKVEVFVKGPGSGREAAVRALATSGLEVTSIKDRTPIPHNGCRPPKRRRV